A region from the Kribbella shirazensis genome encodes:
- a CDS encoding VanZ family protein, giving the protein MTSTVTAEPGSQVKVWVWRIAFLAAVALQLYGVYAPREAGPHVGLPQIDKIAHCFLFAAVAFTGWKAGVRVRWLLAALVANAVVSELVQHWVLPQRDGDPFDALADLAGVALGAWLGSRLSSRLGSRLDAPTARRTP; this is encoded by the coding sequence GTGACGAGCACCGTTACGGCCGAGCCGGGCTCGCAGGTGAAGGTCTGGGTCTGGCGGATCGCGTTCCTCGCAGCGGTGGCGTTGCAGCTGTACGGCGTCTACGCCCCGCGCGAGGCAGGTCCGCACGTCGGGCTGCCGCAGATCGACAAGATCGCGCACTGCTTCCTGTTCGCCGCGGTCGCGTTCACCGGGTGGAAGGCCGGCGTACGCGTCCGGTGGTTGCTCGCGGCACTCGTCGCGAACGCGGTGGTCAGCGAGCTCGTGCAGCACTGGGTGCTGCCGCAGCGCGACGGCGACCCGTTCGACGCGCTCGCGGACCTCGCCGGCGTCGCACTGGGCGCATGGTTGGGCAGTCGTCTGAGCAGTCGTCTGGGCAGTCGTCTGGACGCCCCGACGGCCCGTCGTACGCCATGA
- a CDS encoding sugar ABC transporter ATP-binding protein, with product MVDDGDLVRMAGIGKRYGGVQACHEVDFVLGAGEVHALLGENGAGKSTLMKILSGDVTEYDGSIAINGRPVRFNGPTDAQSAGIAMIHQELDLVPGLSVADNIFLGRELLTTLRTVDRRRMEREARELLDRSGVRLDPRRPVGELRVGEQQLVTIAKAMSLDARVLIMDEPTSALTSSEVERLFDVIRELRQSGVGIVYISHRMEEIAQVADRATVLRNGRIVTSFDPRELSTAEVVEAMVGRPVQTMFTTPESHTGDELLRVDNLKLAARRPRPGRRDPDGISLTVRSGEIVGLAGLLGAGRTELLETLYGVAPAGTRTGRILLQGRPIRPRGPRQALAQGIGFVPEDRRASGLVLFHSILANTVVSSLPSYGRLGVIARRTERAASVKMADRLRLKFGRLQDEVGTLSGGNQQKVVFGRMLLTEPKLLLLDEPTRGVDVGAKAEIYRLLGELAAQGIGVLLASSELPELVGVCDRVVVLRDGRDVASFSTADSGEGDLLAAAMGQGEVFEEVGGAQ from the coding sequence ATGGTGGACGACGGTGACCTTGTCCGGATGGCCGGGATCGGGAAGCGGTACGGCGGCGTACAGGCCTGTCACGAGGTGGATTTCGTGCTCGGCGCCGGCGAGGTGCACGCGCTGCTCGGCGAGAACGGCGCCGGTAAGAGCACGCTGATGAAGATCCTGTCCGGCGACGTCACGGAGTACGACGGCAGCATCGCGATCAACGGCCGCCCGGTGCGGTTCAACGGCCCGACCGACGCGCAGTCCGCCGGGATCGCGATGATCCACCAGGAACTCGACCTGGTCCCCGGACTGTCGGTGGCGGACAACATCTTCCTCGGTCGCGAGCTCCTTACGACGCTCCGCACGGTCGACCGTCGCCGCATGGAGCGCGAGGCCCGCGAGTTGCTCGACCGCAGCGGCGTCCGGCTCGACCCGCGCCGCCCGGTCGGCGAACTCCGCGTCGGCGAACAGCAACTCGTCACGATCGCGAAGGCGATGTCGCTCGACGCCCGGGTGCTGATCATGGACGAGCCGACGTCGGCGCTGACGAGCTCCGAGGTCGAGCGGCTCTTCGACGTGATCCGCGAACTCCGGCAGAGCGGCGTCGGCATCGTCTACATCTCGCACCGGATGGAAGAGATCGCCCAGGTCGCCGATCGCGCGACGGTGCTCCGTAACGGCCGGATCGTCACGAGCTTCGATCCGCGCGAGCTCAGTACGGCGGAAGTCGTCGAGGCGATGGTCGGGCGCCCGGTGCAGACCATGTTCACCACGCCGGAGAGCCACACCGGCGACGAGCTGCTGCGCGTCGACAACCTGAAGCTGGCGGCCCGCCGCCCGCGCCCCGGCCGCCGCGACCCGGACGGCATCTCGCTGACCGTGCGCTCAGGCGAGATCGTCGGTCTGGCCGGCCTCCTCGGCGCCGGCCGCACCGAGCTCCTCGAGACCCTGTACGGCGTCGCGCCCGCCGGGACCCGTACCGGCCGGATCCTCCTGCAGGGCAGGCCGATCCGGCCGCGCGGCCCGCGCCAGGCGCTTGCCCAGGGCATCGGATTCGTCCCGGAGGACCGGCGTGCGTCGGGCCTCGTGCTGTTCCACTCGATCCTCGCGAACACGGTCGTCTCGAGCCTGCCGTCGTACGGCCGGCTCGGCGTGATCGCGCGCCGGACGGAGCGCGCCGCGTCGGTGAAGATGGCCGACCGGTTGCGGCTGAAGTTCGGGCGGCTGCAGGACGAGGTCGGCACGTTGTCCGGCGGGAACCAGCAGAAGGTGGTGTTCGGCCGGATGCTGCTCACCGAGCCCAAGCTGCTGCTCCTCGACGAGCCGACGCGGGGCGTGGACGTCGGCGCGAAGGCCGAGATCTACCGGCTGCTCGGTGAACTCGCGGCGCAGGGCATCGGCGTACTGCTGGCGTCGTCCGAGCTCCCGGAGCTGGTCGGCGTCTGCGACCGCGTCGTCGTACTGCGGGACGGGCGGGACGTCGCGTCGTTCAGTACCGCGGACTCGGGCGAGGGTGATCTGCTCGCGGCGGCAATGGGACAGGGCGAAGTGTTCGAAGAGGTCGGAGGAGCACAGTGA
- a CDS encoding malic enzyme-like NAD(P)-binding protein codes for MTALPSVSYSITVRLEVPAGGSTVSKLTTAVEQAGGLVTALDVTASGHERLRIDVTCAAADTEHAGRLVEAMRAVPGVEIARVSDRTFLMHLGGKISMEAKHPIRNRDDLSMIYTPGVARVCLAIAANPDDARRLTIKRNSVAVVTDGSAVLGLGNIGPKAALPVMEGKAALFKRFAGIDAWPLCLDTQDPDEIVQIVKAIAPGFAGINLEDISAPRCFEIEARLREELDIPVFHDDQHGTAVVVLAALYNALRVVGKDISNVRVVLSGAGAAGTAILKLLLAAGVKDTCVADIGGVIHPDRDGLSPELRWIAENTNAAKYSGDLKGALAGADVFIGVSAPNILTGADIATMNEDSIVFALANPVPEVDPAAAGEHAAVMATGRSDYPNQINNVLVFPGVFRGLLDAQSSKVSVEMELAAARALAGVVTDDELNAAYIVPSVFHPEVHTMVAHAVRDAAGGKAPAHESFPDDTPAL; via the coding sequence GTGACTGCCTTGCCGAGTGTTTCGTACTCCATCACCGTTCGCCTCGAGGTGCCCGCGGGTGGCTCGACGGTGAGCAAGCTGACGACCGCGGTCGAACAGGCCGGCGGTCTGGTCACCGCGCTCGACGTGACCGCGTCCGGCCACGAGCGGCTGCGGATCGACGTCACCTGTGCCGCGGCCGACACCGAGCACGCCGGCCGCCTGGTCGAGGCGATGCGCGCCGTACCGGGCGTCGAGATCGCCCGGGTCTCGGACCGGACGTTCCTGATGCACCTCGGCGGCAAGATCTCGATGGAGGCCAAGCACCCGATCCGCAACCGTGACGACCTGTCGATGATCTACACGCCGGGTGTCGCGCGGGTCTGCCTGGCGATCGCGGCCAACCCCGACGACGCCCGCCGGCTGACGATCAAGCGCAACAGCGTCGCGGTCGTCACCGACGGCTCTGCGGTGCTGGGTCTGGGCAACATCGGCCCGAAGGCCGCGCTGCCGGTGATGGAGGGCAAGGCCGCGCTGTTCAAGCGGTTCGCCGGGATCGACGCCTGGCCGCTGTGCCTGGACACCCAGGACCCGGACGAGATTGTCCAGATCGTCAAGGCGATCGCCCCCGGGTTCGCCGGGATCAACCTGGAGGACATCTCCGCGCCGCGCTGCTTCGAGATCGAGGCCCGGCTGCGCGAGGAGCTCGACATCCCGGTCTTCCACGACGACCAGCACGGTACGGCGGTCGTCGTCCTGGCGGCGCTCTACAACGCGCTGCGCGTGGTCGGCAAGGACATCAGCAACGTGCGGGTGGTGCTGTCCGGCGCCGGCGCGGCCGGTACGGCGATCCTCAAGCTGCTGCTCGCGGCGGGAGTGAAGGACACCTGCGTCGCGGACATCGGTGGCGTGATCCACCCGGACCGCGACGGTCTGTCGCCGGAGCTGCGCTGGATCGCGGAGAACACCAACGCCGCCAAGTACAGCGGCGACCTGAAGGGTGCGCTGGCCGGCGCCGACGTGTTCATCGGCGTCTCCGCGCCGAACATCCTGACCGGCGCCGACATCGCCACCATGAACGAGGACTCGATCGTGTTCGCGCTGGCGAACCCGGTGCCCGAGGTCGACCCGGCCGCGGCCGGCGAGCACGCCGCCGTGATGGCCACCGGCCGCAGCGACTACCCGAACCAGATCAACAACGTGCTGGTCTTCCCGGGTGTCTTCCGCGGTCTGCTCGACGCGCAGTCGTCGAAGGTCTCGGTCGAGATGGAGCTGGCGGCCGCCCGCGCCCTGGCCGGCGTGGTGACCGACGACGAGCTGAACGCGGCGTACATCGTGCCGAGCGTCTTCCACCCGGAGGTGCACACGATGGTCGCGCACGCGGTCCGCGACGCCGCCGGTGGCAAGGCGCCGGCGCACGAGAGCTTCCCGGACGACACACCCGCATTGTGA
- a CDS encoding substrate-binding domain-containing protein has translation MRSLRIPLAVTAVAALVLAGCGTTSERTSGASPEASKSCKGADGKYTIGMSQANVAEPYRQRMDDDIRAAAKDVPQFDVKFADAAQDNAKQVADVENYITQQIDLLIISPNEAKPLTAVVKKAYDKGIPVIVLDRKVEGDAYTGFIGGDNVQIGSEAGKYVAEKLLPSGGNVVELKGLAGATPQAERHQGFMDAIKANPKIKVIADAGGDWLREKGQAQMDALLKANPKIDVVYAHNDPMAEGAYLAAKAVGREKEMKFIGIDALPIPSGGIKAVEQGRLSATFTYPTNGKEAIAAAKKILIDCGTVERSQILPTRLIDASNAAQIYAEENPTG, from the coding sequence ATGCGCTCGCTCAGAATTCCCCTGGCCGTTACGGCCGTTGCCGCGCTGGTCCTGGCCGGCTGCGGGACCACCAGTGAGAGGACCTCGGGTGCGTCGCCCGAGGCGTCCAAGTCCTGCAAAGGGGCCGATGGCAAGTACACGATCGGGATGAGTCAGGCCAACGTCGCCGAGCCGTACCGGCAGCGGATGGACGACGACATCCGCGCCGCGGCGAAGGACGTGCCGCAGTTCGACGTGAAGTTCGCCGACGCGGCGCAGGACAACGCCAAGCAGGTCGCGGACGTGGAGAACTACATCACCCAGCAGATCGACCTGCTGATCATCAGCCCGAACGAGGCCAAGCCGCTGACCGCGGTGGTGAAGAAGGCGTACGACAAGGGCATCCCGGTGATCGTGCTGGACCGGAAGGTCGAGGGTGACGCGTACACCGGGTTCATCGGCGGCGACAACGTGCAGATCGGGTCCGAGGCGGGCAAGTACGTCGCCGAGAAGCTGCTGCCGTCGGGCGGCAACGTCGTCGAGTTGAAGGGCCTGGCGGGCGCGACGCCGCAGGCCGAGCGGCACCAGGGTTTCATGGACGCGATCAAGGCGAACCCGAAGATCAAGGTGATCGCCGATGCCGGCGGGGACTGGCTGCGGGAGAAGGGCCAGGCGCAGATGGACGCACTGCTGAAGGCGAATCCGAAGATCGACGTGGTGTACGCGCACAACGACCCGATGGCCGAGGGCGCGTACCTGGCCGCCAAGGCGGTCGGCCGGGAGAAGGAGATGAAGTTCATCGGCATCGACGCGCTGCCGATCCCGTCCGGCGGTATCAAGGCCGTCGAGCAGGGCCGGCTGTCCGCGACCTTCACCTACCCGACGAACGGCAAGGAAGCCATCGCCGCCGCGAAGAAGATCCTGATCGACTGCGGCACCGTCGAGCGGTCCCAGATCCTCCCGACGCGCCTGATCGACGCGTCGAACGCCGCCCAGATCTACGCCGAGGAAAACCCGACCGGCTGA
- a CDS encoding DUF3039 domain-containing protein, whose translation MSTQLTPGAETVVDERTQTAPAEPGDHERFSHYVPKDKLTEAMVMGTPVVALCGKVWVPSRDPQRFPVCPECKEIWDSLNPGDDAGGDDE comes from the coding sequence ATGAGTACTCAGCTGACCCCCGGCGCGGAGACGGTTGTCGACGAGCGGACCCAGACTGCGCCGGCCGAGCCCGGCGATCACGAGCGGTTCTCGCACTACGTGCCGAAGGACAAGCTGACCGAGGCCATGGTGATGGGCACCCCGGTGGTCGCGCTGTGCGGCAAGGTGTGGGTCCCGAGCCGCGACCCGCAGCGCTTCCCGGTCTGCCCGGAGTGCAAGGAGATCTGGGACTCGCTCAACCCCGGCGACGACGCCGGCGGCGACGACGAGTAG
- a CDS encoding ABC transporter substrate-binding protein has product MRKRLVAAVAVAALTAVAACSPASEPGSDGEQVLRYAPAMFPVSLDTHKYAGEEAVQTAIQQIMEPLVRVEDGKIVPVLATAWENPDPNTWVFKLRSGVKFSDGTPFTAKDVVASYERHKKLDGPLVPLYSTVTSFAATDDQTVTVKTSKPLGTLLSSLTLLFIGPAAKVDSDGFFNQPIGTGPFTVTSFKPDEKLELAANPSYWDGTPKLGKLEFVNIPEVAGRITGLQNGEVDVLTQIPPDQVGSVKGSEAITYSTTPSWTYYFNWFNSNRKPFNDKRVRQAMWHGLNLEGTVKDLFGDLASVAQAPLAQGVIGAPKLSPYKYDPAKAKQLLAEAGYPNGLTTSMQWPLEGGPNIRALAQAMISDWAKIGVTVKPLEKERAQWLEDFGKLNWDMNLQTNVTGTGDADYTLARLYVCSAKRNGYCNPALDKLLLDARSSVDQAARPGLYQQAGQILWDDAVGIFPAELASNAAVRSGVQGFVMPPSGRPLFTKVTVSEG; this is encoded by the coding sequence TTGAGGAAGCGATTAGTGGCGGCCGTCGCCGTCGCCGCACTGACAGCCGTGGCCGCGTGCTCGCCGGCCAGCGAACCGGGCAGTGACGGCGAACAGGTCCTGCGGTACGCGCCCGCGATGTTCCCGGTGTCGCTGGACACCCACAAGTACGCCGGTGAAGAGGCCGTGCAGACCGCGATCCAGCAGATCATGGAGCCGCTGGTCCGGGTCGAGGACGGCAAGATCGTCCCGGTCCTGGCCACCGCGTGGGAGAACCCGGACCCGAACACCTGGGTGTTCAAGCTGCGCTCCGGTGTGAAGTTCTCCGACGGTACGCCGTTCACCGCCAAGGACGTGGTGGCGTCGTACGAGCGGCACAAGAAGCTGGACGGTCCGCTCGTGCCGCTGTACTCGACGGTGACGTCGTTCGCTGCGACCGACGACCAGACCGTGACGGTGAAGACCAGCAAGCCGCTCGGGACGTTGCTCAGCTCGCTGACGCTGCTGTTCATCGGCCCGGCCGCGAAGGTCGACAGCGACGGGTTCTTCAACCAGCCGATCGGGACCGGGCCGTTCACGGTGACGTCGTTCAAGCCCGACGAGAAGCTGGAGCTGGCGGCGAACCCGTCGTACTGGGACGGTACGCCGAAGCTCGGCAAGCTGGAGTTCGTGAACATCCCGGAGGTGGCCGGGCGGATCACCGGGCTGCAGAACGGCGAGGTCGACGTCCTGACGCAGATCCCGCCGGACCAGGTCGGTTCGGTCAAGGGCAGCGAGGCGATCACGTACTCCACGACGCCGAGCTGGACGTACTACTTCAACTGGTTCAACTCCAACCGGAAGCCGTTCAACGACAAGCGGGTCCGGCAGGCGATGTGGCACGGGCTCAACCTCGAGGGGACCGTGAAGGACCTCTTCGGTGATCTCGCGTCGGTCGCCCAGGCGCCGCTGGCCCAGGGCGTGATCGGGGCGCCGAAGCTCTCGCCGTACAAGTACGACCCGGCGAAGGCGAAGCAGTTGCTGGCCGAGGCGGGGTACCCGAACGGGTTGACCACGTCGATGCAGTGGCCGCTGGAAGGCGGGCCGAACATCCGGGCGCTGGCGCAGGCGATGATCTCGGACTGGGCGAAGATCGGCGTCACGGTCAAGCCGCTGGAGAAGGAGCGGGCGCAGTGGCTGGAGGACTTCGGCAAGCTCAACTGGGACATGAACCTGCAGACCAACGTGACCGGCACTGGTGACGCCGACTACACGCTGGCCCGGTTGTACGTCTGCTCGGCCAAGCGCAACGGCTACTGCAACCCCGCGCTCGACAAGCTGCTGCTCGACGCCCGCTCGTCGGTCGACCAGGCCGCCCGCCCCGGCCTGTACCAGCAGGCCGGCCAGATCCTCTGGGACGACGCCGTCGGCATCTTCCCGGCCGAGCTGGCCTCGAACGCCGCCGTCCGCTCCGGCGTCCAGGGCTTCGTCATGCCGCCAAGCGGCCGCCCCCTGTTCACCAAGGTCACCGTCTCCGAAGGCTGA
- a CDS encoding YqgE/AlgH family protein, translated as MTVSTLTGSLLVATPLLDEPPFRRSVILLLDHDDDGALGVVVNRAADLSVDRVLPDWSSAVDEPGVLFMGGPVGTDSALAVAEVLDSTDPPGWRECFGRIGLVDLDVPPQLLEGAITRMRIFAGYAGWSSGQLEGEIAEGAWYVVESEPADVFGHDPDTLWRRVLRRQNDQMAYVSTYPDDPTQN; from the coding sequence ATGACGGTCTCGACCCTGACCGGTTCGCTCCTGGTAGCGACGCCGTTGCTCGACGAGCCGCCCTTCCGCCGGTCGGTGATCCTGCTCCTGGACCACGACGACGACGGCGCACTCGGGGTGGTGGTCAACCGCGCCGCGGACCTGTCCGTGGACCGGGTGCTACCGGACTGGTCGTCGGCCGTGGACGAGCCGGGCGTGCTGTTCATGGGCGGCCCGGTCGGCACCGACAGCGCGCTCGCCGTCGCCGAGGTGCTGGACTCCACGGACCCGCCCGGCTGGCGGGAGTGCTTCGGCCGGATCGGGCTGGTCGACCTCGACGTACCGCCGCAGCTGCTCGAGGGCGCGATCACCCGGATGCGGATCTTCGCCGGGTACGCCGGCTGGTCCAGCGGTCAGCTCGAGGGCGAGATCGCCGAGGGCGCCTGGTACGTCGTCGAGTCCGAGCCGGCCGACGTCTTCGGGCACGACCCGGACACGCTCTGGCGCCGCGTCCTGCGCCGCCAGAACGACCAGATGGCCTACGTGTCGACCTACCCGGACGACCCCACGCAGAACTGA
- a CDS encoding ABC transporter permease subunit, protein MTDVQDKITPVAQSSGGVVATLFRFQSVFGLIAVFVAAIIFSPRKNGEILFISADNLANVVRAVSEIGIIAVGMTFVILIGGIDLSVGAVLGLAAVGSAVLMVENDWGFLPSVVLVLAIGLVFGALQGVATAMIGIQSFIVTLAGLQIARGLARIWSGGQGVAISYGDGPKEAPSSFAILGERTFGGLVPIPVLIFGVVAIAAVVFLRISAFSRHLYAVGGNEKAARLSGVPVVRVKIAVFAICGLLASLAGIVHAVQLNQGSPNDGIGYELDAIAAVVIGGTSLAGGRGSVAGTVAGALLLGVLNNILALNNIDSNIQLLIKGLVIVAAAALQRLRPAS, encoded by the coding sequence GTGACCGACGTACAGGACAAGATCACCCCGGTGGCGCAGTCGTCCGGCGGGGTGGTCGCGACGCTGTTCCGGTTCCAGAGCGTGTTCGGGCTGATCGCTGTGTTCGTCGCGGCGATCATCTTCTCGCCGCGCAAGAACGGCGAGATCCTGTTCATCAGCGCGGACAACCTGGCGAACGTGGTCCGGGCGGTGTCCGAGATCGGGATCATCGCGGTCGGCATGACGTTCGTGATCCTGATCGGCGGGATCGATCTGTCGGTCGGCGCGGTGCTCGGCCTGGCCGCGGTCGGATCCGCGGTGCTGATGGTCGAGAACGACTGGGGCTTCCTGCCGTCGGTCGTACTGGTGCTCGCGATCGGGCTGGTCTTCGGTGCCCTGCAGGGCGTCGCGACCGCGATGATCGGGATCCAGTCGTTCATCGTCACGCTGGCCGGGTTGCAGATAGCGCGCGGCCTGGCCCGGATCTGGTCCGGCGGCCAGGGCGTCGCGATCTCGTACGGCGACGGTCCGAAGGAGGCGCCCTCGTCGTTCGCGATCCTGGGGGAGCGCACGTTCGGCGGACTGGTGCCGATCCCGGTGCTGATCTTCGGTGTGGTCGCGATCGCCGCCGTGGTGTTCCTCCGGATCAGCGCGTTCTCCCGGCACCTGTACGCCGTCGGCGGCAACGAGAAGGCCGCGCGGCTGTCCGGCGTACCGGTGGTGCGGGTGAAGATCGCGGTGTTCGCGATCTGCGGGCTGCTCGCGTCGCTGGCCGGCATCGTGCACGCCGTCCAGCTCAACCAGGGCAGCCCGAACGACGGCATCGGCTACGAGCTGGACGCGATCGCCGCGGTGGTGATCGGCGGTACCAGCCTGGCGGGTGGCCGCGGTTCGGTGGCCGGGACCGTGGCGGGTGCGCTGCTGCTCGGCGTACTGAACAACATCCTGGCCCTGAACAACATCGACTCCAACATCCAGCTCCTGATCAAGGGACTGGTGATCGTTGCCGCCGCCGCGCTGCAGCGACTCCGCCCCGCTTCGTGA
- a CDS encoding substrate-binding domain-containing protein, with protein sequence MPTVSDVAARAGVSTATVSRALNGKPTVDPDLAARVRVAAEELGYQPNGPARNLRRQEAAVVALIISDVENPFFTAIARGVEDVAHEVGYSVVLCNSDESAEKESRYVDIAIQERVAGVILSPSGPGSPVAKLASRGTAYVAVDRPLPGQDSDVVLVDTRLAAREATAHLVAQGYERIGCVTGPAGVRTADDRLAGYRDALRSARRRSTAKLVRRTEYRAAGAHRAAVDLLSQPEPPDALLIANSAMAVGVLQALQERGVRAGRDVGLVAFDDAPWAALVDPPLTVVAQPAYEIGAVAARLLLARIADNTRPPTTTTLGARLIERASSRR encoded by the coding sequence GTGCCGACTGTCAGCGACGTGGCCGCGCGCGCCGGGGTGTCGACGGCGACCGTGTCGCGGGCGCTGAACGGGAAACCGACCGTCGACCCGGACCTCGCCGCCCGGGTGCGGGTCGCGGCCGAGGAGCTCGGCTACCAGCCGAACGGCCCGGCGCGGAACCTGCGCCGCCAGGAGGCCGCCGTGGTCGCGCTGATCATCTCGGACGTGGAAAACCCTTTCTTCACCGCGATCGCGCGCGGTGTCGAGGACGTCGCGCACGAGGTCGGGTACTCCGTCGTGCTCTGCAACTCTGACGAGAGCGCCGAGAAGGAGAGCCGTTACGTCGACATCGCGATCCAGGAACGGGTCGCGGGCGTCATCCTGTCGCCGAGCGGCCCGGGTTCACCGGTGGCCAAGCTGGCGTCCCGCGGTACGGCGTACGTCGCGGTGGACCGTCCGTTGCCGGGACAGGACAGCGACGTCGTCCTGGTCGACACCCGGCTGGCGGCGCGCGAGGCGACCGCCCATTTGGTTGCCCAGGGCTACGAACGGATCGGGTGCGTCACCGGTCCCGCGGGCGTCCGCACGGCCGACGACCGGTTGGCCGGGTACCGCGACGCGCTCCGGTCGGCCCGGCGCCGCAGTACGGCGAAGCTGGTACGCCGTACCGAGTACCGGGCGGCCGGTGCGCACCGCGCGGCGGTGGACCTGCTGTCGCAGCCCGAGCCGCCCGACGCGCTGCTGATCGCGAACAGCGCGATGGCGGTCGGCGTACTGCAGGCGCTGCAGGAGCGCGGTGTGCGGGCGGGACGCGACGTCGGCCTGGTCGCCTTCGACGACGCCCCGTGGGCCGCCCTCGTCGACCCGCCGCTGACCGTCGTCGCCCAACCCGCCTACGAGATCGGCGCCGTCGCGGCCCGCCTCCTCCTGGCACGCATCGCCGACAACACCCGCCCACCAACCACCACGACGCTGGGCGCCCGCCTGATCGAACGCGCCAGCTCCCGCCGCTGA
- a CDS encoding DEAD/DEAH box helicase: protein MPANPAVLPPAYPDRAAWGTASKLRAWQAEALKLYLDKNPRDFLAVATPGAGKTTFALTVAAELLHRRLIERITVVTPTEHLKVQWADAADRAGISIDPAFAGRRGKTNKDFQGVAVTYAGVAVNPLAFRVRTERFKTLVILDEVHHGGDALSWGDGVREAFEPAARRLCLTGTPFRSDDNPIPFVTYEEGHDGVARSKADYTYGYGHALRDHVVRPVIFMSYSGEMRWRTKAGDEVAARLGEPLTKDLTAQALRTALDPTGEWMPAVLAAADKRLTEVRRHMPDAGALVISGDQNTARAYAKTLREITGEAPTVVLSDEKAASKKIAKFSEGESRWMVAVRMVSEGVDVPRLAVGVYATPTSTPLFFAQAVGRFVRARKRGETASVFVPSVTRLLGFAAEMEVERDHVLGRKNSNEDGDIFALEDDLLKQANKDEGASDELEGNFEALGSDASFDRVVFDGGDYGTGGDNASDEELDFLGLPGLLEPDQVRELLHKRQQKSLAAQKKSSRSTSDREDPTPTELATHEQIALLRRELNGLVAAWHHRTGQPHGVIHNDLRRKLGGPAAAHASSVQLKERIELIRDWATQRRA from the coding sequence GTGCCGGCCAACCCTGCCGTGCTGCCGCCCGCCTATCCGGACCGGGCCGCCTGGGGTACCGCGAGCAAGCTGCGGGCGTGGCAGGCGGAGGCACTGAAGCTCTATCTCGACAAGAACCCACGGGACTTCCTGGCGGTCGCGACACCGGGTGCGGGAAAGACCACCTTCGCCCTCACCGTCGCCGCCGAGCTGCTGCACCGGCGGCTGATCGAACGGATCACCGTGGTCACCCCGACCGAGCACCTCAAGGTGCAGTGGGCCGACGCCGCGGACCGGGCCGGTATCTCGATCGACCCCGCGTTCGCCGGGCGGCGCGGTAAGACCAACAAGGACTTCCAGGGCGTCGCGGTGACGTACGCCGGGGTCGCGGTGAACCCGCTGGCCTTCCGGGTCCGCACCGAGCGGTTCAAGACGCTGGTGATCCTCGACGAGGTGCACCACGGCGGCGACGCGCTCAGCTGGGGTGACGGCGTCCGCGAGGCGTTCGAGCCCGCGGCCCGCCGCCTCTGCCTGACCGGTACGCCGTTCCGCAGCGACGACAACCCGATCCCGTTCGTCACGTACGAAGAGGGGCACGACGGGGTCGCCCGGAGCAAGGCGGACTACACCTACGGGTACGGGCACGCGCTGCGCGACCACGTCGTACGCCCGGTGATCTTCATGTCGTACTCCGGGGAGATGCGCTGGCGGACGAAGGCCGGTGACGAGGTCGCGGCGCGGCTGGGCGAGCCGCTGACCAAGGACCTGACCGCGCAGGCGCTGCGGACCGCGCTCGACCCGACGGGCGAGTGGATGCCGGCCGTGCTCGCGGCCGCGGACAAGCGGCTGACCGAGGTACGGCGGCACATGCCGGACGCCGGCGCGCTGGTGATTTCGGGCGACCAGAACACGGCCCGTGCGTACGCGAAGACGCTCCGCGAGATCACCGGGGAGGCGCCGACCGTCGTACTGTCCGACGAGAAGGCGGCGAGCAAGAAGATCGCGAAGTTCTCCGAGGGCGAGTCCCGGTGGATGGTCGCCGTCCGGATGGTGTCCGAGGGTGTCGACGTGCCGCGACTGGCGGTGGGGGTCTACGCGACGCCGACGTCGACGCCGCTGTTCTTCGCGCAGGCGGTCGGGCGGTTCGTGCGGGCCCGGAAGCGGGGCGAGACGGCCTCGGTGTTCGTGCCGTCGGTGACGCGGCTGCTCGGGTTCGCGGCGGAGATGGAGGTCGAGCGCGACCACGTCCTCGGGCGCAAGAACAGCAACGAGGACGGCGACATCTTCGCGCTCGAGGACGACCTGCTGAAACAGGCGAACAAGGACGAGGGCGCCAGCGACGAGCTCGAGGGGAACTTCGAGGCGCTCGGCTCGGACGCGAGCTTCGACCGGGTGGTGTTCGACGGCGGCGACTACGGGACCGGCGGCGACAACGCGTCGGACGAGGAGCTGGACTTCCTCGGGCTGCCCGGCCTGCTGGAGCCGGACCAGGTGCGCGAGCTGCTGCACAAGCGCCAGCAGAAGTCGCTGGCGGCCCAGAAGAAGTCTTCACGGTCCACGAGCGACCGTGAAGACCCGACGCCGACGGAGCTGGCCACCCACGAGCAGATCGCGCTCCTCCGTCGCGAGCTGAACGGCCTGGTCGCCGCCTGGCACCACCGGACCGGCCAGCCGCACGGCGTCATCCACAACGACCTCCGGCGCAAACTCGGCGGCCCCGCGGCAGCCCATGCCTCCTCCGTCCAGTTGAAGGAGCGCATCGAACTCATCCGCGACTGGGCCACCCAGCGCCGCGCCTGA